One stretch of Pradoshia sp. D12 DNA includes these proteins:
- a CDS encoding McrB family protein yields MNYWWVNQGKNHKNEREKGYLWAPKTNKIGHKIEAYELLNSAKVGDLVICYSDKYIKSIGFVVKEAITATRPSIKAYDQWNEEGYYLKLNYFDMDKQIERNEIPLNWRINEGGPFNATGELKMRYFHPISEDFFKKVYYKFSNNFSEDLKKILGEKMKFTEISNDKTVIKHIYNYICNKGFYYLIDDVANLLLSIKAKPFVIFSGISGTGKTKMIQWFAESLGANEINGQLAIIPVRPDWNDGSDLLGYVDIKGEFKEGPLTKVIRQATDNSNDPYFVLLDEMNLARVEHYFSDILSIMESRKWKDGKLTSSPLLSQDITNFKEDLYLPSNVYVIGTVNMDETTHPFSKKVLDRANTIEFNRVELSNFSFLEDLEETEPMPISNQVLESKYLHLKDVYKEYKDLVKKTTMVLEEINNELRITNAHVGYRVRDEICFYLAYNESGDLMEYEQALDYCILQKILPRISGSDSRIETLLKGLYRIFTQRELDDNQEDLNLIDTKNALYPQSTRKVIEMLGRLRVDGFTSFWV; encoded by the coding sequence ATGAATTACTGGTGGGTAAATCAGGGGAAAAATCACAAAAATGAAAGAGAAAAGGGATATCTATGGGCTCCAAAAACTAACAAAATTGGTCATAAAATTGAAGCATATGAATTATTGAATTCTGCAAAAGTAGGGGATCTGGTTATATGTTATTCAGATAAATATATAAAATCAATAGGATTTGTTGTAAAAGAAGCAATAACTGCTACTAGACCATCTATAAAGGCTTATGATCAATGGAATGAAGAAGGGTACTATTTAAAACTAAATTATTTTGACATGGATAAACAAATTGAACGGAATGAGATACCTTTAAATTGGAGAATAAACGAAGGTGGACCGTTTAATGCTACAGGAGAATTAAAAATGAGATATTTTCACCCAATATCAGAAGATTTTTTTAAAAAAGTATATTACAAATTCTCAAATAATTTTTCGGAAGATTTAAAAAAGATTTTAGGTGAGAAAATGAAGTTTACTGAAATATCTAACGATAAAACGGTGATTAAACACATTTATAATTATATCTGTAATAAGGGCTTTTATTATTTAATAGATGACGTAGCTAATCTTTTACTTTCTATTAAAGCCAAACCATTTGTCATTTTCTCTGGTATATCTGGAACTGGAAAAACCAAAATGATACAGTGGTTTGCCGAGAGTTTAGGGGCAAATGAAATAAATGGACAACTGGCGATTATCCCAGTCCGACCAGATTGGAATGATGGTTCTGATCTTTTAGGGTATGTGGATATTAAAGGAGAATTTAAAGAAGGTCCTCTTACAAAGGTAATTCGACAAGCTACAGATAATTCGAATGATCCTTATTTTGTCCTGCTGGATGAAATGAACTTGGCTAGAGTGGAACATTATTTCAGTGACATTCTCAGTATCATGGAAAGCAGGAAATGGAAGGATGGTAAGTTAACTAGCTCTCCTTTGTTATCACAAGATATTACGAACTTTAAGGAAGATTTATATTTACCCTCCAATGTATATGTAATTGGGACTGTCAATATGGATGAAACGACTCATCCTTTCAGTAAAAAGGTACTTGACCGGGCGAATACGATTGAGTTCAACAGAGTAGAATTATCGAATTTTTCCTTCCTGGAAGATTTGGAAGAGACAGAGCCCATGCCTATCTCTAATCAGGTGCTTGAATCTAAATATCTTCATTTAAAAGATGTTTATAAGGAATATAAAGATCTAGTTAAAAAGACAACAATGGTTCTGGAAGAAATAAATAATGAGCTGCGAATTACCAACGCACATGTCGGATATCGTGTCAGGGATGAGATTTGTTTTTACCTTGCCTATAATGAATCCGGAGATTTAATGGAGTATGAACAGGCTCTCGATTATTGTATTCTGCAAAAAATACTTCCGCGGATTTCAGGAAGTGATAGCCGGATTGAGACGTTATTAAAAGGACTATATCGTATATTCACCCAAAGAGAACTGGATGATAATCAGGAGGATCTAAACCTGATAGATACAAAAAATGCCCTATATCCTCAAAGCACTAGAAAAGTAATAGAGATGCTTGGGAGGTTAAGAGTCGATGGCTTTACCTCATTCTGGGTCTGA
- the dcm gene encoding DNA (cytosine-5-)-methyltransferase, which produces MIDSQIISISKKDDKQLIEQIKIIAAKENRSISDVILSFLKEGYAEYTSRQVDEGKPLSVVSLFAGAGGLDVGLEMAGFEIIWSNEKDSDACDTYIANHPRTFVERGDIRNVSNFPKADVLVGGYPCQGFSLAGNRLVTDDRNFLYKEFLRALRKIRPKFFIAENVKGLLTSSGGKIIEAMVEEYKEEGYKVDYYLVNAKDYGVPQDRERVFIIGVRDDINFRYDLPLPTHGEGFGLKPYITLKDAIGHLKPSEVGEYDQSGYSSRYLSRNRKRKWNEVSFCIQASGRQAPLHPLGDPMRHVGKDEWILPETSEHRKLSYVECALIQTFPPNYIWKGSLASRYKQIGNAVPCLLAKAISKPIANYLKKEQEFTNEEKILINL; this is translated from the coding sequence ATGATTGATTCTCAAATTATATCAATATCTAAAAAAGATGACAAACAGTTAATTGAGCAAATTAAAATTATAGCAGCAAAAGAGAATCGTTCTATTTCCGATGTAATTTTATCTTTTTTAAAAGAGGGTTACGCTGAGTATACTTCTCGACAAGTTGATGAAGGTAAACCACTTAGTGTAGTATCTTTATTTGCAGGGGCGGGTGGATTAGATGTAGGTCTTGAGATGGCTGGTTTTGAAATCATTTGGTCAAACGAAAAGGATTCAGATGCTTGCGACACATATATAGCTAATCATCCCCGAACTTTTGTAGAAAGAGGAGATATTAGAAATGTGTCTAATTTTCCTAAAGCAGACGTACTTGTCGGTGGATATCCATGTCAAGGTTTTAGTTTAGCAGGTAATAGATTAGTTACTGATGATAGAAATTTTCTGTATAAAGAATTTCTGAGAGCCTTACGTAAGATTCGTCCTAAATTTTTTATTGCAGAAAATGTAAAAGGTCTACTTACTTCAAGTGGCGGTAAGATTATAGAAGCTATGGTCGAAGAATATAAAGAAGAAGGTTATAAAGTAGACTATTACTTAGTTAATGCAAAGGATTATGGTGTTCCTCAAGACCGAGAAAGAGTATTTATTATTGGTGTACGAGATGATATTAATTTTAGATATGATTTACCACTTCCTACCCACGGAGAAGGATTCGGTTTAAAACCTTATATTACATTAAAAGATGCTATTGGTCATCTTAAACCATCTGAAGTAGGAGAATACGATCAAAGTGGTTATTCATCACGTTATTTAAGTAGAAATCGAAAAAGAAAATGGAATGAAGTTAGCTTCTGTATACAAGCTAGTGGTAGACAAGCCCCTTTACATCCTCTCGGAGATCCTATGAGGCATGTTGGGAAAGATGAATGGATTTTACCTGAAACATCTGAGCATCGGAAATTATCATACGTTGAATGTGCTTTAATCCAAACTTTTCCACCTAATTATATATGGAAAGGTAGTTTGGCATCTCGTTACAAACAGATAGGAAATGCAGTACCATGTTTATTAGCTAAAGCAATTTCGAAGCCAATTGCTAATTATTTAAAAAAAGAACAAGAATTTACAAATGAGGAAAAAATTTTAATAAACTTGTAA
- a CDS encoding YdbC family protein — protein sequence MAEIKYEVVEHIGILSESAKGWKKELNRISWNDNDPKYDIREWAPNREKMGKGVTLSEEEMDLLKQLLDNF from the coding sequence ATGGCAGAAATCAAATATGAAGTTGTTGAACATATCGGCATATTATCTGAATCCGCAAAAGGTTGGAAGAAAGAGTTGAATCGTATTAGCTGGAATGATAATGACCCTAAATATGATATTCGCGAATGGGCACCAAACCGTGAGAAGATGGGTAAGGGTGTTACATTGTCGGAAGAAGAAATGGATTTGCTAAAGCAGTTATTAGATAATTTTTAA
- a CDS encoding DEAD/DEAH box helicase family protein gives MKIQFDELTYQADAINAVLGVFEGQQIRKSEFTIMNEDIQGKLFGEKGIGNKIDVSESKLLQNVQQLQIKKGIPIAQSIPSPFPQFNIEMETGTGKTFVYLKSILEMNRKYGFTKFIIVVPSVAIKEGVMKTLQMTKEYFKTQMQGIVYREFMYDSSKLENIIAFASNENVEIMVINIQAFNSEDNIFNRNDRDKLYGISPKDYIAETNPIVVIDEPQSVDNTENAKAAIISLNPSFVFRFSATHKEEGYPLLYKLGPVEAYQNKLVKQIEVAGVKRTIDGNEAYLRLLGIKATKTSVTASVEILEKKKTGIAKKVISLKKNDDLAKKTKLTAYEEIGYVRDISAEKDNEYIEFSGEPSVIYLSQAHHADLEVKRGQIRKTIEEHLNKELKLNTLGIKVLSLFFIDNVANYRKYDEEGNPYLGKYGQIFEEEYKDVLKSPKYKKLRDYHIPVEEVHNGYFSIDKKGKFKNGGEKDESAFHIIMKDKEDLLTMYDVEKKKMKKAHKLRFIFSHSALKEGWDNPNVFQICTLIDSKDELTKRQKIGRGLRIAVNQSGDRVYGFKVNTLTVMANESYEEFAADLQHEYEKDGMEFGIFKNETFSSLVLEVDELTGYQKPLGREYSKKLVEYLTEQKYIDAKGKGTVALAKAIKDQVFELPEEYAVLAPDMTKKVIAAIEQKFNTEKIEIKDHAKKETVRLNKEALSGSFLELWERIKYKTTYSIQFDSEQFISDAAKKLKDELLVRIQKLEYERKQLKIEESGIEEKTTEKTSFSTVQREYTKAPDILTELQQDTKLTRKTLIAILKQSDTLHDFKVNPQMYMLEAARIINAAKRLAMVDGVKYEKLETEEVYDQSLFKQEEIESYEDSIVKVSDNRSPYDHVIVDSKIERDFAEACEKDPNVKFYIKLPADFKIKTPLGNYNPDWALSVEEDGKEKLYFIVETKGSTAAEDLRKTELEKIRCGEKHFAAINTGITFKRAVELEQVY, from the coding sequence ATGAAAATTCAATTTGATGAATTAACATATCAGGCAGACGCGATAAATGCAGTATTAGGAGTATTTGAAGGGCAACAAATTCGCAAATCAGAATTTACGATTATGAATGAAGATATACAGGGGAAACTATTTGGTGAAAAAGGTATCGGAAATAAAATTGATGTATCAGAAAGTAAACTTCTACAAAACGTGCAACAGTTGCAAATTAAGAAAGGTATTCCAATTGCCCAATCAATTCCATCGCCTTTTCCACAATTCAATATCGAAATGGAAACAGGAACTGGGAAAACCTTCGTTTATTTAAAATCGATTTTGGAAATGAACCGCAAATATGGCTTTACTAAATTTATTATTGTTGTTCCTTCGGTAGCAATTAAAGAAGGCGTAATGAAAACGCTGCAAATGACGAAAGAATATTTTAAAACGCAAATGCAAGGAATTGTTTATCGTGAATTTATGTATGATAGTTCTAAGTTAGAGAATATAATAGCATTTGCTTCAAATGAAAATGTAGAGATTATGGTTATTAATATTCAAGCATTTAATAGTGAAGATAATATTTTCAACCGTAATGATCGCGATAAATTATATGGCATTTCGCCTAAGGATTATATCGCAGAAACGAATCCGATTGTTGTGATTGACGAGCCGCAAAGCGTAGATAATACTGAGAACGCTAAGGCGGCGATTATTTCTTTAAATCCATCGTTTGTTTTCCGTTTCTCTGCAACGCATAAAGAAGAAGGTTATCCTTTACTTTATAAATTAGGACCAGTTGAAGCTTATCAGAATAAGTTAGTAAAGCAAATCGAAGTGGCTGGTGTTAAACGTACAATTGATGGCAATGAGGCTTACTTACGATTATTAGGTATTAAAGCGACAAAGACTTCTGTTACAGCATCGGTAGAGATTTTAGAAAAGAAGAAAACAGGTATCGCGAAAAAAGTTATTTCGTTAAAGAAAAACGATGATTTAGCTAAAAAGACAAAATTAACAGCGTATGAAGAAATAGGTTATGTTCGTGATATATCAGCTGAAAAAGATAATGAATACATTGAGTTTTCAGGCGAGCCATCTGTAATTTATTTAAGCCAAGCACACCACGCCGACTTAGAGGTAAAGCGCGGTCAAATTCGTAAAACAATTGAGGAACACTTAAATAAAGAGCTAAAGCTAAATACTTTAGGAATTAAAGTGTTAAGTCTATTCTTTATCGATAATGTAGCAAACTACCGGAAATACGATGAAGAAGGTAATCCTTATTTAGGGAAATATGGTCAAATTTTTGAAGAAGAGTATAAGGATGTATTAAAATCTCCTAAATATAAAAAGCTTCGTGATTACCATATCCCTGTTGAAGAAGTGCATAATGGATACTTCTCGATTGATAAAAAAGGTAAATTTAAAAATGGTGGGGAAAAGGATGAAAGTGCCTTCCATATCATCATGAAAGATAAAGAAGATTTACTGACGATGTATGATGTAGAAAAAAAGAAAATGAAAAAAGCACATAAATTGCGCTTTATATTTTCGCATTCAGCTTTAAAGGAAGGCTGGGACAACCCAAACGTCTTCCAAATTTGTACACTAATTGATTCGAAAGATGAACTTACAAAGCGTCAAAAGATCGGTCGTGGTCTCCGCATAGCCGTTAATCAAAGTGGTGACCGTGTATATGGATTCAAGGTAAATACATTAACAGTGATGGCAAACGAAAGCTACGAAGAATTTGCTGCCGACTTACAGCATGAATACGAAAAAGATGGCATGGAGTTCGGTATTTTTAAGAATGAAACATTTAGTTCGCTTGTGTTAGAGGTAGACGAGTTAACGGGATACCAAAAACCTTTAGGTCGTGAATATTCAAAAAAGCTTGTTGAATATTTAACAGAGCAAAAATACATTGATGCAAAAGGGAAAGGAACCGTTGCCTTAGCGAAAGCAATTAAAGATCAAGTATTTGAACTGCCTGAAGAATATGCTGTACTTGCACCAGATATGACGAAAAAAGTCATCGCTGCGATTGAACAGAAGTTTAATACAGAAAAAATCGAGATTAAGGATCATGCGAAAAAAGAAACGGTTCGATTAAATAAAGAAGCGTTATCTGGGTCATTCCTTGAGCTGTGGGAGCGCATTAAATATAAAACAACGTACTCGATTCAATTTGATAGTGAACAATTCATCAGCGATGCGGCCAAAAAACTAAAGGATGAACTGTTAGTGCGTATTCAAAAATTAGAATACGAGCGTAAGCAGTTAAAAATTGAAGAAAGTGGTATTGAAGAAAAAACGACAGAAAAAACAAGTTTCAGTACTGTTCAACGTGAATATACAAAAGCACCTGATATTTTAACGGAGTTACAGCAAGATACGAAACTAACTCGTAAAACATTAATTGCGATTTTAAAGCAGAGTGATACATTGCATGATTTTAAAGTGAATCCACAAATGTATATGCTAGAAGCCGCGCGCATTATTAATGCAGCTAAACGTTTAGCAATGGTGGATGGCGTTAAATACGAGAAATTGGAAACAGAAGAAGTATACGATCAAAGCTTATTCAAACAAGAAGAAATTGAATCGTATGAAGATAGCATTGTGAAAGTTTCAGACAACCGTTCGCCTTATGACCATGTTATTGTAGATTCCAAAATTGAAAGAGATTTTGCTGAAGCATGTGAAAAAGATCCAAATGTAAAGTTTTATATTAAACTGCCTGCAGACTTTAAAATTAAAACGCCGCTTGGAAACTATAATCCTGACTGGGCATTATCTGTTGAAGAAGACGGCAAAGAGAAACTGTACTTTATTGTTGAGACAAAAGGAAGTACAGCTGCAGAAGATTTACGCAAAACAGAATTAGAAAAAATTCGTTGTGGAGAAAAGCACTTCGCAGCAATTAATACAGGTATCACATTCAAGCGAGCCGTAGAACTAGAGCAAGTATATTAA
- a CDS encoding site-specific DNA-methyltransferase — protein sequence MVNKMNGESLDITAQNIARLKELFPEILTDGDKIDFDMLKTVLGEVVETEQERYQFTWHGKKKMIEGVQKPSKGTLRPVPEKSKNFDTTENLYIEGDNLEVLKLLQKSYNGKIKMIYIDPPYNTGKDFVYKDNFKDSVQNYLEQTGQVDSDGHRISTNSESNGRFHTDWLNMMYARLKLAKSLLTEDGAIFISIDDTELDNLRKICNEIYGESNFISQFNWKRKKEISSDSKNVSIQGEYILCYGKSSKVTFHLEELSKEYIDKSYKEPTPDFPLGKWRPVPLTVSKGLSGGGYEYPITTPSGIVHIRVWAYPEKSYLELIEKKRVYFGAANNGIPQRVIYAHESKGQPVSNYWDKISSNKEGKKEILNLFGYNAFDTPKPTDLIIKIMNLITEKHDYILDFFSGSATTAHAVMKKNVQDGGNRKFIMVQLPELLDEKSEAYKDGYRTICDIGEERIRRAGKRIIAEIKEKQQNAGMLNENAAVDLKALDIGFKVLKLDTSNIREWNVNFTNLEDELDLYETPFIDDRLELDIVYEIMLKQGLELTYPIDTFVVNGKKVYDIAFGSLFICLSKEMTPDIAKAMIARRDEHGTETSSVIFSDAGFSNDSDKLNCIEILKDAGYPEDNLLTI from the coding sequence ATGGTAAATAAAATGAATGGGGAATCGTTGGACATAACGGCACAAAATATTGCACGTTTAAAAGAGCTATTCCCAGAAATCTTAACAGATGGAGATAAAATTGATTTTGATATGCTAAAAACGGTATTAGGTGAAGTTGTGGAAACAGAGCAAGAACGTTACCAATTCACATGGCATGGCAAGAAAAAAATGATTGAAGGAGTACAAAAGCCTTCTAAAGGAACGTTACGTCCAGTGCCTGAAAAAAGTAAAAACTTTGATACAACTGAAAACTTATACATTGAAGGCGATAACTTAGAAGTGTTGAAGCTGCTGCAAAAATCGTATAATGGCAAAATTAAAATGATTTATATTGATCCACCGTATAATACCGGTAAGGATTTTGTCTACAAAGATAACTTTAAGGATAGTGTGCAAAACTACTTGGAGCAAACAGGACAAGTCGACTCAGATGGACATCGAATTTCAACAAATTCAGAAAGTAATGGTCGATTTCATACTGATTGGTTGAATATGATGTATGCGCGATTAAAATTAGCAAAATCTTTACTTACTGAAGACGGTGCAATCTTTATAAGTATTGATGATACTGAACTGGATAATTTGCGAAAGATTTGTAATGAAATATATGGAGAATCCAATTTTATATCGCAATTTAATTGGAAAAGAAAGAAAGAAATTTCTAGTGATTCTAAAAATGTTTCTATTCAAGGAGAGTATATTTTATGCTACGGGAAGAGCTCAAAAGTTACTTTCCATTTAGAAGAGCTATCTAAAGAATATATAGATAAGTCTTATAAAGAACCTACACCAGATTTTCCATTAGGCAAATGGAGACCAGTACCATTAACAGTTTCTAAGGGACTTAGTGGAGGAGGATATGAATATCCTATCACTACACCTTCAGGTATAGTGCATATAAGAGTGTGGGCTTATCCTGAAAAAAGTTATTTAGAATTAATTGAAAAGAAAAGAGTGTATTTTGGCGCTGCTAATAATGGCATTCCGCAACGAGTTATATATGCTCATGAAAGTAAGGGGCAGCCTGTAAGTAATTACTGGGATAAAATTTCTTCTAACAAAGAGGGAAAAAAAGAAATATTAAATTTATTTGGTTATAATGCATTTGATACTCCAAAACCTACAGATTTAATAATTAAAATTATGAATCTTATTACTGAAAAACATGACTATATATTAGACTTTTTTTCGGGTTCAGCTACCACAGCTCACGCAGTAATGAAAAAAAATGTGCAAGATGGTGGTAATCGTAAATTTATTATGGTTCAGCTTCCAGAATTATTAGATGAAAAATCTGAGGCATATAAAGATGGATATCGTACGATTTGTGACATCGGGGAGGAACGGATCCGTCGTGCAGGGAAAAGAATTATAGCAGAAATTAAAGAAAAACAACAAAATGCAGGGATGTTAAACGAAAATGCTGCTGTAGATCTGAAAGCATTAGATATTGGTTTTAAAGTCTTAAAACTCGATACATCGAATATTCGGGAATGGAATGTTAATTTTACTAATTTAGAGGACGAGCTAGATTTATACGAAACGCCGTTTATAGATGATCGTTTAGAGTTAGATATTGTGTATGAAATTATGTTAAAGCAAGGTTTAGAGTTAACCTATCCGATTGATACTTTTGTAGTAAACGGAAAAAAAGTTTACGACATTGCTTTTGGGAGTTTATTTATTTGCTTATCAAAAGAGATGACGCCAGACATTGCAAAAGCAATGATTGCACGTCGTGATGAGCATGGAACAGAAACAAGTAGCGTCATTTTCAGCGATGCAGGTTTTAGCAATGATTCAGATAAATTGAACTGTATTGAAATTCTTAAAGATGCAGGTTATCCAGAGGATAACTTGTTAACAATTTAG
- a CDS encoding DUF4391 domain-containing protein, which yields MNEAQLLKKIGFPKATKIMKTLPYNQMENKLTPAQKKIISKDVVSRGIRILATIQTNNTNIKLYENETERYDSIIFLAIYVKDLKKSVQIYKVFMSIMPNPLVILFFDEMRTKWIFSTHEKKKDGFLACKTLYEVQEVVTLQKVEEQLRFEDFNKTNLKTFYESWLERLLQIELQSRYKIYTPVSLQNNVLEKLIVMDAQINDYVRQAKKETQLNKRVELQHAANKVKLAKQALIEREQGNGK from the coding sequence ATGAATGAAGCTCAGTTATTAAAGAAGATCGGATTTCCAAAAGCAACGAAAATCATGAAAACGTTGCCGTATAATCAAATGGAAAACAAGTTAACACCCGCTCAGAAAAAAATCATTTCTAAGGATGTAGTTTCGAGAGGTATTCGTATCTTAGCTACAATACAAACTAATAATACGAATATTAAATTGTATGAGAATGAAACAGAGCGCTATGATTCAATTATATTTTTAGCTATATACGTAAAAGACTTAAAAAAGTCCGTCCAAATTTATAAAGTGTTTATGAGTATTATGCCGAATCCGCTTGTTATCTTATTTTTCGATGAGATGCGAACAAAATGGATATTCTCAACCCATGAAAAGAAAAAGGATGGTTTTTTAGCCTGCAAAACGCTATACGAGGTTCAAGAAGTTGTTACACTACAAAAAGTAGAAGAGCAGTTGCGTTTTGAAGACTTTAATAAAACGAACTTAAAAACATTTTATGAATCGTGGCTTGAGAGATTGTTACAAATTGAATTACAATCTCGTTATAAAATTTACACACCAGTTTCTTTACAAAATAATGTGCTAGAGAAACTCATTGTTATGGACGCACAAATTAATGATTATGTAAGACAGGCTAAGAAAGAAACACAGCTAAATAAGCGGGTTGAATTACAACACGCAGCAAATAAAGTAAAGCTTGCAAAACAAGCATTAATTGAAAGGGAGCAAGGTAATGGTAAATAA